A stretch of DNA from Skermanella mucosa:
CACAGATCTCCGCTCGCGATCATATCGATTTGCATGCCAATCAGCATCCGATGGAGTTTTTCGACGAATTCAAGACGGCGGAGGCATACGGCCTGCACCTCATGCACAGCCATGCCTACAGGGAAGCCGCCGCGCTGGTGCCCGCCGGCCGGGTGCTCGACCTGGGCTGCAACAACGGCTACGGCTCCTTCGAGCTGAGCCGGCATGGCCACCGGGTCGTCGGCGTCGATGTCTCCGCCGAGGCCCTCGACGATGCGAGGAGGCGCTTCAGCGCCGACAATCTCGACTACAGGCAGGTGAGCGGACAGGATCTGCCGTTCGAGGCGGACAGCTTCGACCTGATCACCAGCTTCCAGGTGATCGAGCATATCGTCGAGATGGAGCCCTACCTGCGAGAGATCCGCCGCGTCCTGAAGCCGGGCGGCCTCGCGGTCTTCACGACCCCGAACGCCAGGATCAGGCTGGATCCCGGGATGCGGCCCTGGAACCGGTTCCATGTCCAGGAGTTCACGCCGGAACACCTTAAGGAGACCGTGGCGCCGTTCTTCGCCGAGGTGCGGATCAGGGGGCTGTACGCGTCGGAGGAGCTCTACGCGACGGAGTTCAACCGTTGCCAGCGAGCCCTGACGCAGGCGCGCGAGGCGCAGCGCGCCGGCCGGCCGGCCGCGCAGCCGGTCCCGGAGCCGATCCGCGACGCGATCGCGGCCGCGGTGAAGGCGGTCCTGCCGGCGCGGGCCGTCGAGTATATCCGCACCAGGCGGGACGGCGCGCCGGCCGCCGGCGGCCCGGCCAAGGGCACCCTGACGCCGGCCGACAGGAAAAGGCTGGCCGGCGGGAGCATCTACTACCGTGACGACGGCCTCGACAAGGCGCTGGACCTGATGGCGGTCTGCCGGCGGTGACGAGCCTTCGACCGAAGCCCGCTCCTATCCCATCGGGGATGACATGAAGATCGGCATGATATCCACCGAATTCCCGCCGGCGATCGGCGGCATGCAGGTGATGGCGTTCAACCTGGCGCAGGGGCTGTCCCGGCGCCACGACCTCGTCGTGTACACGCGCGGGAACCAGGGGTATCCGGCGCCGGGCCTGTCCACCGAACCGGTCCTCGCCGCCGACATCGGGCACGACCTGCGGCCACTGGCGGCGGCCGATGCCGACGTCGATGTCTGGCTGGCGATGAATGCCGGGTACGGCGCGCTCGCGGGCCGGCTTCGGAAGCCGATGGCGGTGGTCTGCAACGGCAACGACTTCCTGACGCCCTGGGTGATCGATTATCCCCGCCAGATCGACTTGCTGGAGGGGAAGCCCCATGTCTGGCGGTATGCCCATCCCCTCAGGCAGGCGTGGCGCCGACGGGTCCTCCGCGAGGGGCTTTCCCGCGCCGCCGCCGTGCTGCCCATCAGCGAGCATTCCAGGAACCTGGTCGTCCGAAGGTTCGGCCTCGGCATCGAGCGGACCGTCATCGTCCATCCCGGGGTCGAGGACAAGTTCTTCCAGACCCGGACGCCTGCCGCCGGCGGAACCCTCAGGCTCCTGACGGTATCCAGGCTGGATACCCATAACCGGCGCAAGAACGTCGACGGCGTCCTGCGCGCCGTCGGTATGCTTAGGCGCGAGACGGACATCCGATACACGGTGGTGGGCGACGGAAACGACAGGCTCCGCCTGGAGGCCCTGGCCGGCGAGCTGGGGATCGGGGACGTGGTGGACTTCACGGGACGGGCGGATGAGGCCCGGCTCCTCGCCGCCTACCGCGACGCCGACCTGTTCGTCCTGGCGGGCAACGCCTCGGAGACCGACGTCGAGGGATTCGGTATCGTCTATATCGAGGCCATCGCGGGCGGGGTCCCGGTGCTGTGCAGCCGGAGCGGCGGAGCCGTCGACGCCGTGCGGGACGGCGAGACCGGGATACTGATCGGGGAGTCGGATCCCCGATCCATCGCCGAGGGGATCCGGCGCTTCCAGGCGGCCCGGTCCAGGTTCGAGCCGGCCAGGATCAGCGCCTACGCGGAGAGGTTCCGATGGGGTGCCGCGATCGACCGGGTCGAGACCGTGCTG
This window harbors:
- a CDS encoding class I SAM-dependent methyltransferase; this translates as MEFFDEFKTAEAYGLHLMHSHAYREAAALVPAGRVLDLGCNNGYGSFELSRHGHRVVGVDVSAEALDDARRRFSADNLDYRQVSGQDLPFEADSFDLITSFQVIEHIVEMEPYLREIRRVLKPGGLAVFTTPNARIRLDPGMRPWNRFHVQEFTPEHLKETVAPFFAEVRIRGLYASEELYATEFNRCQRALTQAREAQRAGRPAAQPVPEPIRDAIAAAVKAVLPARAVEYIRTRRDGAPAAGGPAKGTLTPADRKRLAGGSIYYRDDGLDKALDLMAVCRR
- a CDS encoding glycosyltransferase family 4 protein, yielding MISTEFPPAIGGMQVMAFNLAQGLSRRHDLVVYTRGNQGYPAPGLSTEPVLAADIGHDLRPLAAADADVDVWLAMNAGYGALAGRLRKPMAVVCNGNDFLTPWVIDYPRQIDLLEGKPHVWRYAHPLRQAWRRRVLREGLSRAAAVLPISEHSRNLVVRRFGLGIERTVIVHPGVEDKFFQTRTPAAGGTLRLLTVSRLDTHNRRKNVDGVLRAVGMLRRETDIRYTVVGDGNDRLRLEALAGELGIGDVVDFTGRADEARLLAAYRDADLFVLAGNASETDVEGFGIVYIEAIAGGVPVLCSRSGGAVDAVRDGETGILIGESDPRSIAEGIRRFQAARSRFEPARISAYAERFRWGAAIDRVETVLMSLARGGAARDAGLSAGMPAGDARRAESVGMT